A window of the Spirochaetaceae bacterium genome harbors these coding sequences:
- a CDS encoding peptide ABC transporter substrate-binding protein: protein MGYLRATAALCTLFLLGVLAPTQPAAQTDGPRERTLVVAYPPQQFSLDPLHTFSTTEAQLFTAVYEGLVAYDPITLNPVAGQAERWEISRDRRIYTFYLRPDARFSNGDQLRAEDFRQSWLRILDPGAAAEYSFLFDVIEGVAEYRSGELSDPNQVGIRTLGDKVLEVELAEPADHFLKVLAHHSFSAIHSGYIGALNWDRAGQMIGNGPFRVTSWTDRELRLERNEYYWGRSQVELDRVVVRFYEDPQEITRRFLAGEIHWANNWANSAELRPYLVANPLFATTYFYFRSDREPFDDERVRSGLALLLPWHQIRSPETAYFPSDTLVPDIADYPEVVGIREQDIRRGLQLLSKAGYGGGRGLPPINIKVAAGGVQVRRVAEIMQEAWEGQLGVEVAVQEFPYRDLIEEVRAGDFILAHQTWVGDFADPLTFLQMWTRSSNLNDAGYFNRQYDRMVTRALRTGGSERLPALASAEAMLLEEAVILPISHMVAFNLVSRGRLDGWYPNALDIHPFRFIRFKRLEGPRGVAGAPPPAPAG, encoded by the coding sequence ATGGGCTACCTGCGCGCCACCGCGGCACTCTGCACGCTGTTCCTGCTCGGCGTGCTCGCACCCACGCAGCCGGCGGCGCAGACCGACGGCCCGCGCGAGCGTACGCTGGTGGTGGCCTACCCTCCGCAGCAGTTCTCGCTCGATCCGCTGCACACCTTCTCCACCACCGAGGCGCAACTGTTCACCGCCGTGTACGAGGGCCTGGTGGCGTACGATCCGATCACCCTCAACCCGGTGGCCGGGCAGGCGGAGCGCTGGGAGATTTCCCGCGACCGGCGCATTTACACGTTCTACCTGCGGCCCGACGCGCGCTTCTCGAACGGCGATCAACTGCGCGCGGAGGACTTCCGCCAATCGTGGCTGCGCATTCTCGACCCCGGCGCCGCCGCCGAGTACTCGTTCCTGTTCGACGTGATCGAGGGCGTTGCCGAGTATCGCTCCGGCGAGCTTTCCGACCCGAACCAGGTGGGCATTCGTACGCTCGGCGACAAGGTGCTGGAGGTGGAGCTGGCCGAGCCGGCGGACCACTTCCTGAAGGTGCTTGCGCATCACAGCTTCTCCGCCATCCACTCCGGCTATATCGGCGCGCTCAACTGGGACCGCGCCGGCCAGATGATCGGCAACGGGCCGTTCCGGGTCACGTCGTGGACCGACCGGGAACTGCGCCTGGAGCGCAACGAGTACTATTGGGGCCGATCCCAGGTGGAGCTGGACCGGGTAGTCGTGCGCTTCTACGAAGATCCGCAGGAGATCACCCGGCGGTTCCTCGCAGGCGAGATTCACTGGGCGAACAACTGGGCCAACTCGGCCGAGCTGCGGCCCTACCTGGTCGCCAACCCGCTGTTTGCCACCACCTATTTCTATTTCCGCAGCGATCGCGAGCCGTTCGACGACGAGCGCGTACGCAGCGGCCTGGCGCTGCTGCTGCCCTGGCACCAGATTCGCAGCCCGGAGACGGCCTACTTTCCGAGCGACACGCTGGTGCCCGACATTGCCGACTACCCCGAAGTAGTCGGCATCCGCGAACAGGACATCCGCCGCGGCCTGCAACTGCTGAGCAAGGCCGGCTACGGCGGCGGCCGCGGGCTGCCGCCAATCAACATCAAGGTCGCCGCCGGCGGCGTGCAAGTGCGCCGCGTGGCCGAGATCATGCAAGAGGCGTGGGAGGGCCAGCTCGGCGTCGAGGTGGCGGTGCAGGAGTTTCCCTACCGCGACTTGATCGAGGAGGTCCGGGCCGGCGACTTTATCCTCGCGCACCAGACCTGGGTAGGCGACTTCGCCGATCCGCTCACCTTCTTGCAGATGTGGACGCGCTCGAGCAACCTCAACGACGCGGGCTACTTCAACCGCCAATACGACCGCATGGTGACACGCGCCCTGCGGACCGGCGGCAGCGAACGCCTGCCGGCGTTGGCGAGCGCGGAGGCGATGCTGCTCGAGGAGGCGGTGATCCTGCCGATCAGCCACATGGTGGCGTTCAACCTGGTGAGCCGGGGCCGGTTGGACGGGTGGTATCCGAACGCGCTCGACATCCACCCGTTCCGCTTCATCCGCTTCAAGAGGCTGGAGGGCCCGCGCGGCGTGGCCGGCGCACCGCCTCCCGCCCCGGCCGGCTAG
- a CDS encoding rhomboid family intramembrane serine protease: MAYRRRQLLSYRYYNATVALIIANVVVFLLQFASRGLVRELALIPPEVVGGRWWTLVTYMFVHSTGSLYHIIFNMLGLMWFGTPVEREIGSDEFLALYLSTGVAAGLFAMVLQIQVPVAIIGASGALFAVMLTFATLFPEAVIYAWFVPLRAPVAVLIFAGIAVIGTMTGFAPGVSHLTHLGGLVAGFLYVWLRIGRNPLDAFFRR, translated from the coding sequence ATGGCCTACCGGCGCCGGCAGTTGCTCTCCTACCGCTACTACAACGCCACCGTGGCGCTGATCATCGCCAACGTGGTGGTGTTCCTGTTGCAGTTCGCCAGCCGCGGCCTGGTGCGCGAGTTGGCCCTGATCCCTCCGGAGGTGGTTGGCGGGCGCTGGTGGACCCTTGTCACTTACATGTTCGTGCACTCCACCGGCTCGCTGTACCACATCATCTTCAACATGCTCGGGCTGATGTGGTTCGGCACGCCGGTGGAGCGCGAGATCGGCAGCGACGAGTTCCTGGCCCTGTACCTGAGCACCGGCGTGGCGGCCGGGCTGTTCGCGATGGTATTGCAGATCCAAGTGCCGGTGGCGATCATCGGCGCTTCCGGGGCGCTGTTCGCGGTCATGCTCACGTTCGCCACCCTGTTTCCGGAAGCGGTGATCTACGCCTGGTTCGTACCGCTCAGGGCGCCGGTGGCGGTGCTGATCTTTGCCGGCATCGCGGTGATCGGCACCATGACCGGCTTCGCGCCCGGCGTCTCCCACCTGACCCACCTCGGGGGCCTGGTGGCCGGCTTCCTGTACGTCTGGTTGCGCATCGGACGCAACCCGCTGGACGCGTTCTTCCGGCGCTGA